A stretch of the Opisthocomus hoazin isolate bOpiHoa1 chromosome 2, bOpiHoa1.hap1, whole genome shotgun sequence genome encodes the following:
- the LOC104332680 gene encoding D-aspartate oxidase isoform X6 → MSEAELQKFPQHQFGQAFTTLKCDCPPYLLWLEKRLKASGVQMYTRKVADLWELHSEYNIVVNCTGIGAHQLVGDEKLFPVRGQVLKVHAPWVKNFIRDGDGLTYIYPGIHRVTLGGTREKENWSLFPDPGTIKDIFDRCCSLEPSLRGAQDIKVKVGLRPSRHWVRLQREVLSQGGVKLLVVHNYGHGAGGFSVHMGTAKEAARLVGECIAALQGTSSRAKL, encoded by the exons ATGTCTGAAGCAGAACTCCAAAAGTTCCCGCAGCACCAATTTGGTCAGGCCTTTACGACACTGAAATGTGACTGCCCACCCTACCTGCTGTGGCTGGAGAAAAG GTTGAAAGCATCTGGCGTTCAGATGTACACCAGAAAAGTTGCAGACTTGTGGGAGCTGCACAGCGAATACAACATCGTCGTCAACTGCACGGGCATTGGAGCCCACCAGCTggtgggggatgagaagctcttCCCCGTCAGGGGACAAGTACTCAAGGTTCATGCTCCTTGGGTGAAAAACTTCATCCGGGACGGTGATGGCTTAACTTACATCTACCCGGGGATACACAGGGTAACCCTAGGGGGAACCAGGGAAAAGGAGAACTGGAGTCTCTTCCCTGACCCTGGCACTATCAAAGATATCTTTGACAGATGCTGCTCCCTTGAACCCTCACTGCGGGGAGCTCAAGATATCAAGGTGAAGGTGGGCCTCAGGCCATCCAGGCACTGGGTGAGACTGCAGAGAGAGGTCTTGAGCCAAGGAGGAGTTAAGCTCCTGGTGGTCCACAACTACGGGCATGGGGCAGGTGGCTTTTCGGTGCACATGGGCACAGCCAAAGAGGCTGCTCGCCTGGTGGGAGAGTGCATTGCCGCCCTGCAAGGCACCTCATCGAGGGCTAAGCTTTGA
- the LOC104332680 gene encoding D-aspartate oxidase isoform X5, whose protein sequence is MAAPKVAVVGAGVIGLSTALCIAETCPSCSVTVLSDQFSPNTTSDVAAGILIPHTYPGTPIHVQKQWFKETFTYLFAISNSAEASEAGIHLVSGWQVFRNTPKEELPFWSDVVLGFRPMSEAELQKFPQHQFGQAFTTLKCDCPPYLLWLEKRLKASGVQMYTRKVADLWELHSEYNIVVNCTGIGAHQLVGDEKLFPVRGQVLKVHAPWVKNFIRDGDGLTYIYPGIHRVTLGGTREKENWSLFPDPGTIKDIFDRCCSLEPSLRGAQDIKVKVGLRPSRHWVRLQREVLSQGGVKLLVVHNYGHGAGGFSVHMGTAKEAARLVGECIAALQGTSSRAKL, encoded by the exons ATGGCAGCACCCAAGGTTGCAGTGGTTGGCGCAGGAGTCATCGGCCTGTCCACAGCACTGTGCATCGCAGAGACTTGCCCCAGCTGCTCCGTGACGGTCCTTTCAGACCAGTTCAGCCCCAACACAACGAGTGACGTCGCGGCCGGGATCCTCATCCCTCACACCTACCCAG GCACACCGATCCATGTGCAGAAGCAGTGGTTCAAAGAGACCTTTACGTACCTTTTTGCCATCAGCAACTCAGCCGAGGCATCAGAGGCTGGCATTCACCTGGTCTCTGG GTGGCAGGTCTTTAGAAACACTCCCAAGGAAGAGCTACCTTTCTGGTCGGATGTTGTCCTGGGATTTCGACCAATGTCTGAAGCAGAACTCCAAAAGTTCCCGCAGCACCAATTTGGTCAGGCCTTTACGACACTGAAATGTGACTGCCCACCCTACCTGCTGTGGCTGGAGAAAAG GTTGAAAGCATCTGGCGTTCAGATGTACACCAGAAAAGTTGCAGACTTGTGGGAGCTGCACAGCGAATACAACATCGTCGTCAACTGCACGGGCATTGGAGCCCACCAGCTggtgggggatgagaagctcttCCCCGTCAGGGGACAAGTACTCAAGGTTCATGCTCCTTGGGTGAAAAACTTCATCCGGGACGGTGATGGCTTAACTTACATCTACCCGGGGATACACAGGGTAACCCTAGGGGGAACCAGGGAAAAGGAGAACTGGAGTCTCTTCCCTGACCCTGGCACTATCAAAGATATCTTTGACAGATGCTGCTCCCTTGAACCCTCACTGCGGGGAGCTCAAGATATCAAGGTGAAGGTGGGCCTCAGGCCATCCAGGCACTGGGTGAGACTGCAGAGAGAGGTCTTGAGCCAAGGAGGAGTTAAGCTCCTGGTGGTCCACAACTACGGGCATGGGGCAGGTGGCTTTTCGGTGCACATGGGCACAGCCAAAGAGGCTGCTCGCCTGGTGGGAGAGTGCATTGCCGCCCTGCAAGGCACCTCATCGAGGGCTAAGCTTTGA